In a single window of the Cucumis melo cultivar AY chromosome 11, USDA_Cmelo_AY_1.0, whole genome shotgun sequence genome:
- the LOC103498905 gene encoding beta-amyrin 16-alpha-hydroxylase CYP87D16-like: MEVPSIMSTPVTGLAVVAAVVVIGLTYLVYRWRNPKCNGVLPPGSMGFPLIGETLQLIAPGYTLDLPPFIKKRVQKYGPIFRTSLVGRSIVVTADPEINSFIYNQEGRTVELWYLDSISKVFKQDGEAKTTAGGAIHKYLRSITLNHFGSESLKSKLLADIQRYVDKVLIQWSNQPSVEVQRGTLTMLYDFNADVMFGYDPEKSNENISESLITLADGFMSFPVNIPGTKYNKCLKAQKKLVNMFKTLVKERHQASVAAARGDFLDQALRDIENEQFLTEEFVVNLLFGILFASGSVSGSLTLMFKLLAENPSVVEELTAEHEKFLKQRKDPESPITWEEYKSMTFTLYVIYEIFRLSNAMPFLLRRTTKDVNIRGYTIPAGWTIMVANSALHLNPETHKDPLDFNPWRWKDQDQYSVSKNLQPFGGGTRQCAGADYSRVFMAIFLHTLVTKYSWKVVKGGEVSRSPILKFGDGIHVSFSAKA, from the exons aTGGAGGTTCCATCAATAATGTCGACGCCGGTGACCGGATTAGCCGTGGTCGCTGCAGTGGTGGTTATAGGTTTGACCTACTTGGTTTATAGATGGAGAAATCCTAAATGTAATGGAGTTCTTCCTCCGGGTTCCATGGGCTTCCCTCTCATCGGAGAAACCCTTCAGCTCATTGCTCCCGGTTACACTCTTGACCTTCCTCCCTTCATCAAGAAAAGAGTTCAGAA ATATGGACCCATATTCCGGACGAGTTTGGTGGGTCGATCCATTGTTGTAACAGCTGACCCTGAAATCAACAGTTTCATATACAACCAAGAGGGAAGGACTGTGGAGCTTTGGTATCTAGATTCCATCTCCAAGGTGTTTAAGCAAGACGGCGAGGCTAAAACCACCGCCGGTGGAGCCATCCATAAGTACCTTCGAAGCATCACTTTAAACCACTTCGGTTCTGAAAGTCTCAAGTCCAAGCTACTGGCTGATATCCAACGATACGTTGATAAAGTCCTCATCCAATGGTCTAACCAGCCCTCCGTAGAAGTGCAACGCGGAACTCTTACC ATGTTATACGATTTCAATGCGGATGTAATGTTCGGATATGACCCTGAAAAGTCTAATGAGAATATAAGTGAGAGCTTAATCACATTAGCTGATGGTTTCATGTCTTTCCCAGTGAACATCCCAGGAACTAAGTATAACAAGTGTCTTAAGGCACAAAAGAAGTTGGTCAACATGTTCAAAACTCTCGTCAAAGAGAGGCACCAAGCCTCCGTTGCCGCTGCTCGTGGGGATTTTCTCGATCAAGCCCTTCGCGACATTGAAAACGAACAGTTTCTCACTGAAGAGTTCGTTGTCAATTTGTTGTTTGGTATTTTATTTGCCAGTGGCTCTGTTTCTGGATCTCTTACCCTGATGTTCAAGTTACTTGCAGAAAATCCATCCGTCGTTGAAGAGTTGACT GCTGAGCATGAGAAGTTTTTGAAACAGAGAAAAGATCCAGAATCTCCCATCACATGGGAGGAATACAAGTCAATGACATTTACACTTTAC GTTATATACGAAATTTTTAGATTATCAAACGCAATGCCTTTTCTGTTGCGGAGAACTACAAAAGATGTGAACATAAGAG GATATACAATTCCAGCAGGGTGGACGATAATGGTTGCCAATTCAGCTCTTCATTTGAACCCTGAAACCCATAAGGATCCCTTGGACTTCAACCCATGGCGCTGGAAG GACCAAGACCAGTATTCGGTTTCGAAGAACTTGCAGCCTTTTGGAGGAGGAACTCGACAATGCGCCGGGGCAGATTACAGCAGGGTTTTCATGGCCATCTTCCTCCACACTCTTGTCACCAAGTATAG TTGGAAAGTGGTGAAGGGAGGAGAAGTTTCTCGAAGTCCTATTCTCAAATTTGGTGATGGCATTCATGTCAGCTTCTCAGCAAAAGCTTAA
- the LOC103498906 gene encoding BAHD acyltransferase BIA1-like: MAPKVDIINEEIIKPSIPTPKTLNHLNFSFLDQLALPVYVPLLLFYSPKNNQIPSISHLKSSLSKTLTQFYPFAGRVNDDNLSISCTDEGAIFVEAETNYSINDILTQLNVDSLNQFLPFHLANKGCIVLIQTTTFQCGGITVGLLMSHKISDASSISSFVKTWTSVHVSGNDNPLSVSKPEFISDSVLPPPKNFPVTTPTTPDSGIHAKGITKRIVFSHSKITSLKAKAASSTVKNPTRVEAVAGLLWKSAISASRSTSGLSKASVLGQAVNLRKRLEPNLPDNSVGNAIGFVTPETAVGAELELQSMVGLMREAIEEFKKNGYKKYQDTEAYLSYFKALMDPDGPYNGEKNFYLCSSWSRFEFYEADFGWGCPVWFIGGISMFSNFFLLLDTRDGKGIEALVSLSEEDMRLFECDEDLLEFGSFNPNVLQVED, translated from the coding sequence ATGGCTCCAAAAGTAGATATCATCAATGAAGAAATTATCAAACCTTCCATTCCAACCCCTAAAACCCTAAACCATTTGAATTTCTCCTTCTTAGATCAACTAGCTTTGCCTGTTTATGTTCCTCTACTTCTTTTCTACTCTCCCAAAAACAATCAAATTCCTTCCATTTCCCACCTCAAATCTTCACTCTCCAAAACCTTAACCCAGTTTTACCCGTTCGCCGGCCGAGTTAACGACGACAACCTCTCGATTTCTTGCACCGACGAAGGCGCTATCTTCGTTGAAGCTGAAACCAACTACTCTATCAACGACATTCTCACTCAACTCAATGTTGATTCCCTTAACCAATTCCTCCCTTTTCATCTCGCTAACAAAGGATGTATTGTACTCATCCAAACCACGACGTTTCAATGTGGAGGCATTACTGTTGGCTTACTCATGTCGCACAAGATTTCCGACGCGTCGTCCATTAGTTCGTTTGTCAAAACATGGACTTCCGTTCATGTTTCCGGTAACGATAATCCTCTGAGCGTTTCAAAACCCGAGTTCATTAGCGACAGTGTTTTGCCACCACCTAAGAATTTCCCAGTTACAACACCAACAACTCCAGATTCAGGAATTCACGCTAAAGGAATAACGAAGAGAATCGTTTTCTCTCATTCCAAAATCACTTCCCTTAAAGCTAAAGCTGCTAGTTCAACGGTAAAGAACCCAACACGTGTAGAAGCTGTAGCTGGTCTATTATGGAAATCCGCGATCTCTGCTTCAAGATCAACGTCCGGGCTTTCAAAAGCTTCCGTTCTTGGCCAAGCTGTGAATCTCCGGAAAAGATTAGAACCCAATTTACCCGACAACTCAGTAGGGAATGCCATCGGGTTTGTTACGCCGGAGACGGCAGTGGGAGCAGAGTTAGAGTTACAAAGTATGGTGGGGTTGATGAGGGAAGCGATTGAAGAGTTTAAGAAGAATGGGTACAAGAAATATCAAGATACAGAGGCTTACTTGAGCTATTTCAAAGCATTGATGGATCCAGATGGTCCGTATAACGGAGAGAAGAATTTCTATTTGTGTAGTAGTTGGAGCAGATTTGAATTTTACGAAGCGGATTTTGGATGGGGTTGCCCTGTTTGGTTCATTGGTGGGATTTCTATGTTTTCGAATTTTTTCTTGTTGTTGGATACAAGAGATGGAAAGGGAATCGAGGCATTGGTGAGTTTGAGTGAAGAAGATATGAGGCTGTTTGAATGTGACGAAGATTTGCTTGAATTTGGATCGTTTAATCCAAATGTTCTTCAGGTTGAAGATTAG